The region GCGTCAAATAAACGATGAAGATTTGTCTTTAGATTGTTGGGGTTTTTTTAAAGGACTCTCTTTGGGACCAGTTGCGAACGGTAAGattctgtgcagtgtgtatACAGGGTAACAAACCGGTAGTGTATAACAGTTTCCATACATTTAGCGCTTTCGTTTAGCCTTTATGTGGCGTGAGAAATAGACACTCAATAAACTAATTAGAGTgtatatttaatttaataaaatatttttccccACAAACGAAATTAATGGTTGGAAATAAAGTTAAACAAAACTTGCAACaacagaaccaaaaaaaaatgtgtggtATTTTTGTGgccgagaaaatgttctgtgtcaacggggctCTAATGTTTACATTCGATTCCACGAATCCgaggtcgtcgtcgcccgcagattttccgttttctctgGAGTTTCCGTTCCTTGGCAGCTTCCCGAAATGGAAGCACTAAACATTTACTTTAACAAGGACGAGTACGTCGAGACCGCATCGGGCAACAAGGTCAGCCGGCAGACCATCCTGTGTGGCTCCCAGAATATCGTTCTGCACGGGAAAGTGATCGTGCAGAGCGGTGCCATCATCCGGGGCGATTTGGCCGCCGTACGCACCGGGCGTTACTGCGTCATCTCGAAAGGTTCCGTGGTGCGGCCACCGTACAAGCAGTTCAGCAAGGGCGTCGCCTTCTTTCCGCTGCAGATCGGGGATCATGTGTTCATCGGTGAAGGTGCCGTTGTATCGGCCGCCTCGATCGGATCGTACGTGTACATCGGCAAGAACGCCGTAATTGTAAGTAGCACGGTGACGCAACTAATCGCTCTGGCGGTATGATAAGCTCTCGTTTCTTGCACTTCCTAGGGTCGTCGGTGTGTTCTGAAGGACAACTGTATCGTCGAGGACGGTGCTATCGTTCCGCCGGAGACCACGATAGCCAGCTATATGCGTTACACCGCCGATGGCAGGGTGGAAGGTGGCCAAGGAAACCCGGATTTTGTCCCGCACGCTATGATGGATCTGATGACCGAGTTTACCAGATCGTACTACGacaatttcattccatcgaGCAACTGACGGCACCGACCGCTCTCGGTTCGTTCGAGAGCTCcgcgagtgcagcagcagtaaatgAAATCATCTAGTTCCACTTCCATCTTTCCGCTGCTCTCATTTGTGTATTGTAACCGCTAGTGTAAGCTTATAAACTAAcgaatatttattgcaaagcAACAAGACGGTGGCTGGTATTatagatatttatttttcttcacaaaatgCGCGCATCGCGGATGAGTACGAAACACCAGGCCATGGAGTATACTCTCGGGAAGATTCATGGCGCACAGGCCGGAAAATGACAACATATGACTCGTTCCGGGGCAGTTTTTCGCTCGTCGGGATGGTGGATGATGTGGCGGATCTTACTACTTCTTGCCGGACTTTTTAATTCCACCCTGCAGCAGCGGACCGCCCTTCGTTGCCTTTTGCTTGGCCGCCTCCAGTGCCTTCTGttgttccttttgtttttgtttgaaggCCATATCTTCCTCGTCCAGTTCACCCGATTCTTTCTTCGGGGCCTTCAGCGGCTTCTTTTTGCCTCCTTCGCGTCCACTCATGCTGAGGATTCGATATAAAGGATATCTTCAATTCCCTATTTAACTGTAAAAACAATATACTTTGTTAGTTAAGAGTTCTTACCTGATTTTAAGACGAAAACTACGTTCTAGGTGAGGTTCGCTCCCGAAAACTAACCAAAAAAACGCTGCGTGCTCAGGCTGTCATGTGCCGAGCTCCCCTGCGGGCAAAATCCGCTGCGCTACAGCAGAATTATATACAAATCGTAGCAGAATTGTCATACATCGCGGCCAGCAGAATGGGGATAATTATTCTGCTGTATGATTTTGCCCGCGAGGTCGCTTGAATCGCAACGAGATGCGAACAATTTTCTTGCACTTGGCAAAACGCTGTTGACAAAACTGCGCGATGCGCACTCGAGGGTTAAACATAAATTTCGCCCATGCTTGTGCCTCGGCCGTACGGGTGGTCAGAATATTCCGGCGCCTTTTCTCGATCGAACCAGAAGACGACACACATTTCACTTCTGTGTAGTTCTTTAAAACGTACGCAATTCATTTACTTTGTAGTTGTTTccttcattttatttcttgTT is a window of Anopheles aquasalis chromosome 2, idAnoAquaMG_Q_19, whole genome shotgun sequence DNA encoding:
- the LOC126573093 gene encoding dynactin subunit 5, with the protein product MEALNIYFNKDEYVETASGNKVSRQTILCGSQNIVLHGKVIVQSGAIIRGDLAAVRTGRYCVISKGSVVRPPYKQFSKGVAFFPLQIGDHVFIGEGAVVSAASIGSYVYIGKNAVIGRRCVLKDNCIVEDGAIVPPETTIASYMRYTADGRVEGGQGNPDFVPHAMMDLMTEFTRSYYDNFIPSSN
- the LOC126573094 gene encoding translation machinery-associated protein 7 homolog, which produces MSGREGGKKKPLKAPKKESGELDEEDMAFKQKQKEQQKALEAAKQKATKGGPLLQGGIKKSGKK